Proteins encoded by one window of Amaranthus tricolor cultivar Red isolate AtriRed21 chromosome 4, ASM2621246v1, whole genome shotgun sequence:
- the LOC130810543 gene encoding uncharacterized protein LOC130810543 codes for MMFDNKNALLDAVRLYHIRRNVEYRTKTSNQTVLTLKCKRGCGWRLRARKTSYSPSWEIITYKGKHGGCILSTENVSAGHIHLTSSVINNRIRNCVTQDPSIKVSVVQQMVKDQFGVEVTYKRAWCAKQQALLSIYGTWEDSYPLLPRFLKALQISNPGTVFEWFFKEDNDVGVYVRPSIRTFQRVFWAFQPSIEGFKYCKPVIAIDGTHLYGKYRHTLLTAIAQDGNKGIFLLAFALVEKECIAAWSWFMGCVRKHVMHSPGLCVISDRHAGILATMEEPEWQPPNAHHRFCLRHLLSNFNRQMGNVKLKKMFGRTAEQRQPNKVVEGLKAIGVVNREALFWIDEVGDMSKWSICHDGGYRYGVTNTNLAEVFNNVMKGVRFLPITHSCGVYLLLC; via the coding sequence atgatgtttgacaaCAAGAATGCCTTGTTagacgctgttagattgtatcatattcgtaggaacgttgagtacagAACtaagacttcaaatcaaaccgtgctcacgttgaagtgtaagagagggtgtggttggaggcttagggctaggaagacCTCCTATTCACCGTCATGGGAGATAATTACTTATAAAGGGAAGCACGGGGGTTGTATTTTAAGTACTGAAAACGTGTCAGCTgggcacattcatttgacatcttccgtgattaacaatcgtattagaaattgtgttactcaagacccatcaattaaggtttcTGTTGTCCAGCAAATGGTCAAAGACCAATTCGGTGtggaagtgacctataagcgggcttggtgtgctaaacagcaagcccttctctccatctatggtacgtgggaagattcttatcctcttcttccacgcttccTGAAGGCACTGCAAATTTCAAACCCCGGTACCGTatttgagtggttctttaaggaagataatgatgtcggtgtgtatgtccgtcctagtattagaactttccaacgcgtgttttgggctttccaacctagtattgagggatttaagtattgcaaacccgttattgccattgacggaacacatttgtatggtaagtatcgccatacgttgttgactgcgattgcccaagatgggaacaagggaataTTCCtgcttgcctttgctttggtcgaaaaagaatgcatagccgcgtggtcttggtttatgggctgtgttcgtaagcatgtgatgcatagtccagggttatgcgttatttctgataggcatgcgggcattctagcaactatggaggagccggaatggcaacctccaaatgcccatcataggttttgcttgcggcatttgttaagcaacttcaatcgtcaaatgggtaatgtgaagttgaagaaaatgtttggtaggactgcagagcaaagacaacccAATAAAGTCGtcgagggattgaaggccaTTGGTGTTGTTAATCGTGAAGCACTATTTTGGATTGATGAAGTTGGTGATATGTctaaatggtcaatatgtcacGATGGAGGGTATAGGTACGGTGTTACTAATACGAACTTGGCCGAAGtattcaataacgtgatgaagggtgtgCGTTTCTTGCCTATAACCCACTCTTGTGGAGTTTACCTTCTATtgtgttaa